One genomic window of Cinclus cinclus chromosome 6, bCinCin1.1, whole genome shotgun sequence includes the following:
- the FBXO3 gene encoding F-box only protein 3 isoform X1, giving the protein MAAPPEMELSAALSLELLPTDPLLLILSFLDYRDLVSCCYLNRRLNQLSSHDPLWKRHCKKYWLISEEEKARRNQGWRAIFISTYCDLGRYIHYYATLKKAWDDLEQYLGQWCPRMIGSLKESVREEDLDAVEAQIHCKLPDDYRCSFRIHNGQKLVVPGLMGSMALSNHYRSEDLLDIDTAAGGFQQRLGLRQCLPLTFCIHTGLSQYMALESVEGRNKYEIFYQCPDQMARNPSAIVMFITGTSYLEWFTSYVNKVVTGGYPIIRDQIFRYVHDKDCVATTEDITVSVSTSFLPELSSVHPPHYFFTYRIRIEMSKDALPENICQLESRYWRITNAKGDVEEVQGPGVVGEFPVISPGKVYEYTSCTTFTTTSGYMEGYYTFHCLSNKDRFFNVTIPRFHMVCPTFKVPTV; this is encoded by the exons ATGGCGGCGCCCCCGGAGATGGAGCTGTCGGCCGccctcagcctggagctgctccccacCGACCCGCTGCTGCTCATCCTCAGCTTCCTAGACTACCGGGATCTGGTGAG tTGCTGCTATTTGAATCGAAGATTAAATCAGCTCTCGAGCCATGATCCACTGTGGAAAAGACACTGCAAAAAATACTGGCTCATTTCAGA GGAGGAGAAAGCCCGACGGAACCAGGGCTGGAGAGCCATCTTCATCAGCACCTACTGTGATTTAGGAAGGTACATCCACTACTATGCCACGCTGAAAAAAGCCTGGGATGACCTGGAGCAGTACTTGGGGCAGTGGTGTCCGCGCATGATCGGCTCTTTGAAAG AGAGTGTGAGGGAGGAAGATCTGGATGCTGTGGAAGCACAAATCCACTGCAAGCTCCCTGATGACTATCGGTGTTCCTTCCGTATCCATAATGGGCAGAAGTTGGTTGTTCCAGG CCTGATGGGAAGCATGGCCCTGTCGAACCACTACCGCTCCGAAGACCTGCTGGACATCGACACGGCGGCCGGCGGCTtccagcagaggctggggcTCAGGCAGTGCCTGCCCCTGACCTTCTGCATCCACACTGGCCTCAGTCAGTATATGGCCCTGGAGAGTGTGGAGGGACGGAATAAATACGAGATCTTCTATCAGTGTCCA gACCAAATGGCTCGCAATCCATCTGCTATTGTTATGTTCATTACAG GTACATCTTACTTGGAATGGTTTACATCCTATGTAAACAAAGTTGTCACTGGAGGTTATCCTATCATCAGAGACCAGATTTTCAG GTATGTGCATGACAAAGATTGTGTTGCTACCACAGAAGATATCACTGTGTCTGTGTCCACCTCTTTTCTACCTGAACTCAGCTCTGTACATCCACCACATTATTTCTTCACTTACAGAATCAG AATTGAAATGTCCAAAGATGCCCTTCCTGAGAACATCTGTCAGCTGGAGAGTCGATACTGGAGAATAACAAATGCCAAAGGTGATGTGGAAGAAGTCCAAGGTCCTGGAGTAGTTG GAGAGTTCCCAGTTATCAGCCCAGGGAAAGTCTACGAGTACACCAGCTGTACCACGTTCACCACAACCTCTGGATACATGGAGGGCTACTACACCTTCCACTGCCTCTCCAACAAGGACAGATTCTTTAATGTCACAATCCCTAGGTTTCATATGGTGTGTCCAACATTCAAGGTGCCTACAGTATGA
- the FBXO3 gene encoding F-box only protein 3 isoform X2, with protein sequence MAAPPEMELSAALSLELLPTDPLLLILSFLDYRDLVSCCYLNRRLNQLSSHDPLWKRHCKKYWLISEEEKARRNQGWRAIFISTYCDLGRYIHYYATLKKAWDDLEQYLGQWCPRMIGSLKESVREEDLDAVEAQIHCKLPDDYRCSFRIHNGQKLVVPGLMGSMALSNHYRSEDLLDIDTAAGGFQQRLGLRQCLPLTFCIHTGLSQYMALESVEGRNKYEIFYQCPDQMARNPSAIVMFITGTSYLEWFTSYVNKVVTGGYPIIRDQIFRYVHDKDCVATTEDITVSVSTSFLPELSSVHPPHYFFTYRIRIEMSKDALPENICQLESRYWRITNAKGDVEEVQGPGVVVSVIAEHQFIHLLEYKLICPSLMWSASPLATAKW encoded by the exons ATGGCGGCGCCCCCGGAGATGGAGCTGTCGGCCGccctcagcctggagctgctccccacCGACCCGCTGCTGCTCATCCTCAGCTTCCTAGACTACCGGGATCTGGTGAG tTGCTGCTATTTGAATCGAAGATTAAATCAGCTCTCGAGCCATGATCCACTGTGGAAAAGACACTGCAAAAAATACTGGCTCATTTCAGA GGAGGAGAAAGCCCGACGGAACCAGGGCTGGAGAGCCATCTTCATCAGCACCTACTGTGATTTAGGAAGGTACATCCACTACTATGCCACGCTGAAAAAAGCCTGGGATGACCTGGAGCAGTACTTGGGGCAGTGGTGTCCGCGCATGATCGGCTCTTTGAAAG AGAGTGTGAGGGAGGAAGATCTGGATGCTGTGGAAGCACAAATCCACTGCAAGCTCCCTGATGACTATCGGTGTTCCTTCCGTATCCATAATGGGCAGAAGTTGGTTGTTCCAGG CCTGATGGGAAGCATGGCCCTGTCGAACCACTACCGCTCCGAAGACCTGCTGGACATCGACACGGCGGCCGGCGGCTtccagcagaggctggggcTCAGGCAGTGCCTGCCCCTGACCTTCTGCATCCACACTGGCCTCAGTCAGTATATGGCCCTGGAGAGTGTGGAGGGACGGAATAAATACGAGATCTTCTATCAGTGTCCA gACCAAATGGCTCGCAATCCATCTGCTATTGTTATGTTCATTACAG GTACATCTTACTTGGAATGGTTTACATCCTATGTAAACAAAGTTGTCACTGGAGGTTATCCTATCATCAGAGACCAGATTTTCAG GTATGTGCATGACAAAGATTGTGTTGCTACCACAGAAGATATCACTGTGTCTGTGTCCACCTCTTTTCTACCTGAACTCAGCTCTGTACATCCACCACATTATTTCTTCACTTACAGAATCAG AATTGAAATGTCCAAAGATGCCCTTCCTGAGAACATCTGTCAGCTGGAGAGTCGATACTGGAGAATAACAAATGCCAAAGGTGATGTGGAAGAAGTCCAAGGTCCTGGAGTAGTTG tatcagTAATTGCTGAGCATCAATTTATACATCTACTGGAATACAAATTGATCTGCCCGAGTCTGATGTGGAGTGCAAGTCCTTTAGCAACTGCTAAATGGTAG
- the LMO2 gene encoding rhombotin-2 isoform X2 codes for MGGGNPVNVIAGRRGSAAGDKAPRADGLCGGGGGRAHHRHATKEPALPMSSAIERKSLDPSEEPVDEVLQIPPSLLTCGGCQQNIGDRYFLKAIDQYWHEDCLSCDLCGCRLGEVGRRLYYKLGRKLCRRDYLRLFGQDGLCASCEKRIRAYEMTMRVKDKVYHLECFKCAACQKHFCVGDRYLLINSDIVCEQDIYEWTKINGMI; via the exons ATGGGAG GAGGAAATCCTGTGAATGTCATCGCGGGGCGGCGGGGCAGCGCGGCTGGCGACAAGGCTCCGCGAGCAGACGGCCTctgcgggggcggcgggggcagAGCCCACCACCGGCACGCCACAAAGGAACCGGCCCTGCCAATGTCATCGGCCATCGAGAGGAAAAGCCTCGATCCTTCCGA GGAGCCGGTGGATGAGGTGCTGCAGATCCCCCCGTCGCTGCTGACATGCGGGGGGTGCCAGCAGAACATCGGGGACCGATATTTCCTGAAGGCCATCGACCAGTACTGGCACGAGGACTGCCTCAGCTGCGACCTGTGCGGCTGCCGGCTCGGCGAGGTGGGCAGGCGCCTCTACTACAAACTgggcaggaagctctgcaggaGGGACTACCTCAG GCTCTTTGGCCAGGACGGGCTGTGTGCCTCCTGCGAGAAGCGGATCCGCGCCTACGAGATGACCATGCGGGTGAAGGACAAGGTCTATCACCTTGAGTGCTTCAAGTGTGCCGCCTGCCAGAAGCACTTCTGTGTGGGGGACAGGTACCTCCTCATCAACTCGGACATCGTGTGCGAGCAGGACATCTACGAGTGGACTAAGATCAACGGCATGATCTAG
- the LMO2 gene encoding rhombotin-2 isoform X1, producing the protein MLLLVLPNPQERRGNPVNVIAGRRGSAAGDKAPRADGLCGGGGGRAHHRHATKEPALPMSSAIERKSLDPSEEPVDEVLQIPPSLLTCGGCQQNIGDRYFLKAIDQYWHEDCLSCDLCGCRLGEVGRRLYYKLGRKLCRRDYLRLFGQDGLCASCEKRIRAYEMTMRVKDKVYHLECFKCAACQKHFCVGDRYLLINSDIVCEQDIYEWTKINGMI; encoded by the exons atgctgctgctggtaTTGCCGAATCCCCAGGAGCGCA GAGGAAATCCTGTGAATGTCATCGCGGGGCGGCGGGGCAGCGCGGCTGGCGACAAGGCTCCGCGAGCAGACGGCCTctgcgggggcggcgggggcagAGCCCACCACCGGCACGCCACAAAGGAACCGGCCCTGCCAATGTCATCGGCCATCGAGAGGAAAAGCCTCGATCCTTCCGA GGAGCCGGTGGATGAGGTGCTGCAGATCCCCCCGTCGCTGCTGACATGCGGGGGGTGCCAGCAGAACATCGGGGACCGATATTTCCTGAAGGCCATCGACCAGTACTGGCACGAGGACTGCCTCAGCTGCGACCTGTGCGGCTGCCGGCTCGGCGAGGTGGGCAGGCGCCTCTACTACAAACTgggcaggaagctctgcaggaGGGACTACCTCAG GCTCTTTGGCCAGGACGGGCTGTGTGCCTCCTGCGAGAAGCGGATCCGCGCCTACGAGATGACCATGCGGGTGAAGGACAAGGTCTATCACCTTGAGTGCTTCAAGTGTGCCGCCTGCCAGAAGCACTTCTGTGTGGGGGACAGGTACCTCCTCATCAACTCGGACATCGTGTGCGAGCAGGACATCTACGAGTGGACTAAGATCAACGGCATGATCTAG
- the CD59 gene encoding CD59 glycoprotein isoform X1: protein MTVREGDTRVPGSLPGRRERGAGSRERGPAPTARPEGAPLPSAAPAAAPPWRRHRRDGQHRQRQHRLPVSRTRQDLPGEEICLRTPALELPMFKKIPDLPISLLPTDCSSHGDLSHCCRHLGRSMTKMNCILLTTCIVLIAFCGSGYTLRCYHCDNSPTLCRTNSTCLTTEDTCLQLKFGKLRTFSCWKTSQCSVNEIADSFLLDNFEFFCCQQDLCNESAITGVNKAAFSIAAVMAMLWMLM, encoded by the exons ATGACGGTGAGGGAAGGTGACACGCGCGTTCCTGGCAGCCTTCCCGGCCGGAgggagcggggagcggggagcAGGGAGCGGGGGCCAGCTCCGACCGCCCGGCCTGAGGGAGCGCCTCTCCCGTCAGCGGCTCCGGCCGCCGCTCCGCCCTGGAGGCGGCACCGCCGGGACGGGCAGCACCGGCAAAGGCAGCATCGCCTCCCCGTTTCCCGCACACGCCAGGATTTGCCCGGGGAAG AAATCTGTCTCAGAACTCCTGCTTTGGAGCTGcctatgtttaaaaaaattcctgacCTTCCCATCTCACTGCTGCCTACAGATTGCAGCAGCCATGGAGACCTGAGCCACTGCTGCAGGCACTTG GGAAGAAGTATGACCAAGATGAACTGCATCCTGCTGACCACCTGCATTGTTCTGATTGCTTTTTGTGGCTCTG GTTATACCTTAAGATGTTACCACTGTGACAACAGCCCTACCCTGTGCAGGACCAACAGCACCTGCTTAACGACTGAAGACACTTGCTTGCAATTGAAATTTG GTAAATTGAGAACTTTCTCCTGCTGGAAGACATCCCAATGCAGTGTGAATGAAATTGCTGATTCTTTTCTGTTGGATAATTTTGAATtcttctgctgccagcaggaccTGTGCAATGAGAGTGCAATTACTGGGGTTAACAAAGCAGCCTTCAGTATTGCTGCTGTAATGGCCATGTTATGGATGCTCATGTAA
- the CD59 gene encoding CD59 glycoprotein isoform X2, with the protein MTVREGDTRVPGSLPGRRERGAGSRERGPAPTARPEGAPLPSAAPAAAPPWRRHRRDGQHRQRQHRLPVSRTRQDLPGEDCSSHGDLSHCCRHLGRSMTKMNCILLTTCIVLIAFCGSGYTLRCYHCDNSPTLCRTNSTCLTTEDTCLQLKFGKLRTFSCWKTSQCSVNEIADSFLLDNFEFFCCQQDLCNESAITGVNKAAFSIAAVMAMLWMLM; encoded by the exons ATGACGGTGAGGGAAGGTGACACGCGCGTTCCTGGCAGCCTTCCCGGCCGGAgggagcggggagcggggagcAGGGAGCGGGGGCCAGCTCCGACCGCCCGGCCTGAGGGAGCGCCTCTCCCGTCAGCGGCTCCGGCCGCCGCTCCGCCCTGGAGGCGGCACCGCCGGGACGGGCAGCACCGGCAAAGGCAGCATCGCCTCCCCGTTTCCCGCACACGCCAGGATTTGCCCGGGGAAG ATTGCAGCAGCCATGGAGACCTGAGCCACTGCTGCAGGCACTTG GGAAGAAGTATGACCAAGATGAACTGCATCCTGCTGACCACCTGCATTGTTCTGATTGCTTTTTGTGGCTCTG GTTATACCTTAAGATGTTACCACTGTGACAACAGCCCTACCCTGTGCAGGACCAACAGCACCTGCTTAACGACTGAAGACACTTGCTTGCAATTGAAATTTG GTAAATTGAGAACTTTCTCCTGCTGGAAGACATCCCAATGCAGTGTGAATGAAATTGCTGATTCTTTTCTGTTGGATAATTTTGAATtcttctgctgccagcaggaccTGTGCAATGAGAGTGCAATTACTGGGGTTAACAAAGCAGCCTTCAGTATTGCTGCTGTAATGGCCATGTTATGGATGCTCATGTAA